The following coding sequences lie in one Vitis vinifera cultivar Pinot Noir 40024 chromosome 19, ASM3070453v1 genomic window:
- the LOC104877550 gene encoding probable leucine-rich repeat receptor-like serine/threonine-protein kinase At3g14840: protein MAFFSSSSVIQALGQLPTLVIFSCVLILFFLLLFFLLHFLNYSQLKGLNLTGVLPAEFGSLKYLQELDLTRNYFNGSIPTSFSRLPLVNLSLLGNRLSGSIPKEIGDIATLEELILEDNQLEGPLNENLGNLGRLRRLVLKAQSLPGTVPKELVKLPYLQEIDLTRNYLYGSIPEEWGSTKLVNMYA from the exons ATggctttcttttcttcttcttcagtaaTACAAGCATTAGG GCAACTACCAACCTTAGTTATTTTTTCTTgtgtattaattttatttttccttctcttattctttttgcttcattttctgAATTATAGCCAGCTGAAGGGTCTTAATTTGACTGGAGTTTTACCTGCTGAATTTGGAAGTCTTAAGTATCTGCAAGAACT TGATCTCACCCGCAACTATTTCAATGGATCAATACCTACAAGTTTCTCTCGGCTTCCTCTTGTTAACCT GTCCCTTTTGGGGAACCGTCTATCTGGATCAATTCCTAAGGAAATCGGTGATATTGCTACACTTGAGGAGCT GATCTTGGAAGATAATCAACTAGAAGGACCACTTAATGAAAACCTTGGAAATTTGGGCCGTTTGAGGAGACT AGTGCTCAAAGCTCAATCTCTGCCGGGGACTGTCCCCAAAGAGCTGGTGAAGCTTCCTTATCTGCAGGAAAT TGACCTCACCCGCAACTACCTTTACGGTTCAATCCCGGAAGAATGGGGTTCCACGAAACTAGTCAACATGTATGCTTAA
- the LOC109121814 gene encoding probable LRR receptor-like serine/threonine-protein kinase At1g53430, producing the protein MSFPDLQDMKNMTRLALRDCLITDQIPPYLGEMKKLKILDLSFNRLTGKIPESLQSLDSIDYMFLNDNLLSGEVPKGILNWKENVDLSYNNFTGSPPSTCQQNDVNFVSSYSSSKSSTIKNETEPKFYFVEYNGA; encoded by the exons ATGTCTTTTCCTGATTTGCAGGATATGAAGAATATGACAAGATT GGCACTGAGAGATTGCTTGATTACTGATCAAATCCCTCCCTATCTTggagaaatgaaaaaattaaaaatctt AGATCTGAGCTTCAACCGATTGACCGGTAAAATTCCCGAAAGCCTACAGAGTTTGGACTCTATAGATTACAT GTTTCTGAATGACAACTTGCTAAGTGGAGAAGTACCCAAAGGGATATTAAACTGGAAAGAAAACGT TGATTTATCTTACAACAATTTTACAGGATCACCTCCATCTACTTGCCAGCAAAACGATGT gAACTTTGTTTCCAGTTATTCATCTTCAAAGAGTAGCAC gaTTAAAAATGAGACTGAACCAAAGTTCTATTTTGTAGAGTACAATGGTGCTTAA
- the LOC104877481 gene encoding L10-interacting MYB domain-containing protein, producing the protein MSQNIEISRANWTDPIQRKHFIDLCLQEANKGFRSGGGLKSSAWPRIAEELEKLLGKRYTSKQLKNGWDYMKRQYLIWSKMMTMTGHGYNSVTKTFDWPAEKWEEYLQKYPEAKQFRFKPLANVEELEALFEGVLATGSKNWSSGGVIASGAEESSTHSTSMPSETSISLEEDEDLPRNTNDEAEGSKKK; encoded by the exons ATGAGTCAAAATATTGAGATTAGTAGGGCAAATTGGACTGACCCCATCCAAAGAAAGCACTTTATTGATCTTTGTCTTCAAGAGGCAAACAAAGGCTTTAGATCAGGTGGAGGTTTAAAGTCTAGTGCTTGGCCTCGAATTGCTGAAGAGTTGGAGAAGTTACTTGGAAAACGTTATACTTCAAAACAACTTAAGAATGGGTGGGATTACATGAAAAGACAATATCTCATTTGGAGTAAAATGATGACTATGACAGGACATGGTTACAACTCTGTAACCAAAACTTTTGATTGGCCAGCTGAAAAATGGGAAGAATATCTAcag aaatatcCAGAAGCTAAACAATTCCGTTTTAAACCATTAGCAAATGTGGAAGAATTAGAGGCATTGTTTGAAGGAGTGTTAGCTACTGGGTCTAAAAATTGGAGCTCTGGGGGAGTGATAGCTTCTGGGGCTGAGGAATCATCAACACATTCTACATCTATGCCTAGCGAAACTTCAATTAGTTTAGAAGAAGATGAGGATTTGCCAAGAAATACTAATGATGAAGCAGAAGGTtctaagaaaaaatag